A part of Neodiprion pinetum isolate iyNeoPine1 chromosome 4, iyNeoPine1.2, whole genome shotgun sequence genomic DNA contains:
- the LOC138190780 gene encoding uncharacterized protein, with amino-acid sequence MSIGEHIERQNDYIWRISRAVDILRKLGGANITYGQVKSRLDALNSSWNKFQDNHEKISEIKFAAKGNQLDPIKKLSYFAKDHYGLCEEHFLSGEGVMLDLLGSLKPAPAATAQAAAAPQDAPAGGSSKRLPRIELPTFAGNCSEWKPFHDLFSSMVRENSQLSEVEKLHYLKTSVTDEPLQLIKNISLTAKNFPRAWETLVSQYENKRLLTDPHLAILFAIPRVTKKSSSELKSLHSNTCEAIEALELLDSPEKLGDHIIVHMTIRKLDPASLEEWERSVSEKLEPPTFAELKAFLGGRIHTLEAVKQAHAHNQIATSKPHSSQGRSNLQTTGSYTTQSKEQSCACCKGNHYIAFCSTFRDKSLDQRREVVSAKKLRFNCRGPHQQKDCRSNKTCRVCNGRHHSLLHRNSSSISTAANRGTSQGQAAVAQPAVRNAPISKSASQGSNHSAQPTIIKRSPVLFATVQLIAFNPETGERIIARALLDQGSKSSFVTESLAQQLRLRRHQATIPIIGVGAHQSAVEALVHPRLTSYLPSFRLLVENWPHLRGLNLADPSFAHPSQINVILGADTYSNIIGQGVRRGAPGTPIAQETQFGWVFSGCVSAEAARPSYGAVQGFQCSLNHELLDLVQKFWKPDEVSKPLVLTSEEERCEQHFRETVSRTASGRYVVRLPLKDNSVELGNSRNPAHQMLLRLEKRFDSDAKLKEAYSSFFREYRELGHMRRAINSPEDNPCVFYLPHHGVVRDSSSTTKLSVVFDGSQKTNLGLSLNNNQSKSANRPRGRSLTLATISSRVLIRHRQDVPTNFGPQ; translated from the exons ATGTCGATCGGAGAACATATCGAACGTCAAAACGACTACATTTGGCGCATATCTCGTGCCGTCGACATTCTGCGCAAGCTCGGCGGGGCAAATATCACTTACGGGCAGGTGAAGTCGCGGCTTGATGCTTTAAATTCAAGTTGGAATAAGTTCCAAGACAATCACGAAAAGATCAGCGAGATCAAGTTCGCAGCGAAAGGTAATCAACTCGACCCGATTAAAAAGCTTTCGTACTTCGCGAAAGATCATTACGGACTGTGTGAAGAGCACTTCTTGAGTGGCGAAGGAGTGATGCTTGATCTTCTCGGATCGCTAAAGCCTGCGCCTGCAGCAACCGCGCAAGCCGCTGCAGCTCCTCAAGACGCACCAGCAGGAGGATCATCAAAACGGTTACCGCGTATCGAACTGCCCACTTTCGCGGGCAACTGCTCAGAATGGAAGCCGTTTCACGACCTCTTCTCGTCGATGGTTCGCGAAAATTCGCAACTTTCGGAAGTGGAAAAGCTGCACTACCTCAAAACCAGTGTGACCGATGAACCGTTACAACttatcaaaaacatttctctcACCGCAAAAAACTTCCCTCGAGCTTGGGAAACTCTCGTCTCACAATACGAAAACAAGCGGCTTCTGACTGATCCTCATCTCGCGATACTTTTTGCGATTCCTCGTGTtacaaaaaaatcatcatcgGAACTAAAGAGCTTGCACAGCAACACTTGCGAAGCTATTGAAGCGCTCGAACTTCTCGATAGTCCCGAAAAATTAGGGGATCACATCATCGTGCACATGACGATTCGCAAGCTCGACCCAGCATCTCTCGAAGAGTGGGAGAGAAGTGTTAGCGAGAAACTCGAGCCCCCCACTTTTGCGGAGCTCAAGGCGTTTCTCGGCGGTCGCATCCACACCCTGGAAGCCGTGAAGCAAGCTCATGCTCATAATCAAATCGCGACGTCGAAACCGCACTCATCGCAAGGAAGGTCAAATCTTCAGACGACAGGGTCATATACAACGCAATCAAAGGAACAGTCGTGTGCTTGTTGCAAAGGCAACCACTACATCGCGTTCTGTTCGACCTTTCGCGACAAATCTCTGGATCAAAGAAGGGAAGTGGTTTCTGCGAAAAAGCTTCGCTTCAATTGTCGCGGTCCACATCAGCAGAAGGACTGTCGATCCAACAAAACGTGTCGCGTGTGCAACGGTCGACATCATTCCTTGCTGCATCGAAACTCTTCCTCAATCTCGACAGCTGCCAACCGCGGCACATCTCAAGGACAGGCCGCAGTAGCGCAACCCGCAGTGCGGAACGCACCGATCTCGAAAAGCGCCTCTCAGGGAAGCAACCACTCAGCTCAGCCTACAATAATCAAGCGCTCTCCGGTTCTTTTCGCCACAGTGCAATTGATCGCCTTTAATCCAGAGACCGGAGAAAGAATCATCGCTCGCGCTCTACTCGATCAAGGATCCAAAAGTTCATTCGTCACGGAGTCGCTAGCGCAACAATTGCGACTACGTCGGCATCAAGCGACGATACCGATCATTGGCGTCGGAGCTCATCAATCGGCA GTGGAGGCACTCGTGCATCCACGACTCACATCGTATCTACCCTCATTTCGACTTCTCGTCGAAAACTGGCCTCATCTACGAGGACTCAACCTCGCGGATCCAAGCTTTGCACATCCCAGTCAAATCAATGTAATTCTCGGAGCTGACACCTACAGCAACATCATTGGTCAAGGAGTTCGAAGAGGAGCACCAGGAACACCAATCGCGCAAGAAACTCAGTTCGGTTGGGTCTTCTCCGGCTGCGTTTCAGCGGAAGCAGCAAGACCCTCGTATGGTGCAGTCCAAGGCTTCCAATGCTCCCTCAATCACGAACTGCTCGATCTCGTGCAGAAGTTTTGGAAGCCAGACGAAGTGTCGAAACCTTTAGTACTGACTTCCGAAGAAGAGCGTTGTGAGCAACACTTTCGCGAAACGGTTTCTCGAACTGCGTCGGGTCGTTACGTAGTTCGGCTGCCGCTCAAGGACAATTCGGTAGAGCTCGGCAACTCGCGGAATCCCGCGCATCAAATGCTCCTTCGTTTGGAGAAACGGTTCGACAGCGACGCGAAACTCAAGGAGGCTTACTCGAGCTTCTTTCGTGAATATCGTGAACTCGGGCACATGCGTCGCGCTATCAATTCACCTGAAGACAATCCCTGCGTGTTTTATCTTCCCCATCACGGTGTAGTTCGCGACAGCAGTTCCACAACAAAGTTGAGTGTCGTGTTCGACGGGTCTCAAAAAACCAACCTCGGACTCTCTCTCAATAACAATCAAAGCAAAAGTGCAAACCGACCTCGTGGACGATCTCTTACGCTGGCGACAATATCCAGTCGCGTTCTCATCAGACATCGTCAAGATGTACCGACAAATTTTGGTCCACAATGA